One Nocardioides oleivorans DNA segment encodes these proteins:
- a CDS encoding DUF4395 domain-containing protein yields the protein MSTSTSHTAPGVVRPPAGRIDPRGPQFTAALTAVVLVAVLLLPSPADVVLLAVQAALFALGAVRGVQHTPHAWLFRTVVRPRLAPPAEWEDPQPPRFAQAVGLAFALVGLVALLAGATVVGQVAVGLALVAALLNAVFAFCLGCEVYLLLRRVTA from the coding sequence ATGTCCACCAGCACGAGCCACACCGCGCCCGGCGTCGTCCGCCCCCCGGCTGGCCGCATCGACCCCCGCGGGCCGCAGTTCACCGCCGCCCTGACCGCGGTGGTGCTGGTCGCCGTCCTGCTGCTGCCCTCGCCGGCCGACGTCGTCCTGCTCGCCGTGCAGGCCGCCCTCTTCGCGCTCGGCGCCGTGCGCGGCGTGCAGCACACGCCCCACGCCTGGCTGTTCCGCACCGTCGTACGACCACGCTTGGCACCGCCCGCCGAGTGGGAGGACCCGCAGCCGCCGCGCTTCGCCCAGGCCGTGGGCCTCGCCTTCGCCCTCGTCGGGCTGGTCGCACTCCTGGCCGGCGCCACCGTCGTGGGCCAGGTCGCCGTCGGGCTCGCGCTCGTCGCCGCCCTGCTCAACGCCGTCTTCGCCTTCTGCCTGGGATGCGAGGTCTACCTGCTTCTCCGTCGCGTCACCGCCTGA
- a CDS encoding MoaD/ThiS family protein yields MSAPPDPDHSVGTITVRYWAGAKAAAGTSADTFEAQPGLTLAGLVEQVLALHPGDRMARTVGACSVLLGDQPVGSRDPAAVVVPPGSVVELLPPFAGG; encoded by the coding sequence ATGAGCGCTCCTCCTGACCCGGACCACAGTGTTGGGACGATCACAGTGCGCTACTGGGCCGGCGCCAAGGCCGCTGCCGGCACCTCGGCGGACACCTTCGAGGCCCAGCCTGGGCTGACCCTGGCCGGCCTCGTCGAGCAGGTGCTGGCGCTGCACCCGGGCGACCGGATGGCCCGCACGGTCGGAGCGTGCTCGGTGCTCCTCGGCGACCAGCCCGTCGGCTCGCGGGACCCGGCCGCGGTCGTCGTACCGCCCGGGTCGGTGGTGGAGCTGCTGCCCCCCTTCGCCGGGGGCTGA
- the cysD gene encoding sulfate adenylyltransferase subunit CysD: MTNTHVDYQLSQLDQLEAESIHIFREVAAEFEKPVLMFSGGKDSIVMLRLAEKAFYPAKIPFPILQVDTGLDFPEVMETRDNWVNRLGVRLVVASIDDAIANGVVVDDGKTSRNRMQTGTLLNAIEENGFTAAFGGGRRDEEKARAKERVYSHRDEFGQWDPKMQRPELWSLYNGRLHAGEHMRIFPISNWTELDIWDYIGREGIEIPDIYFSHQRRVFERDGMLMTETPLNPLRAGEVAEERTVRFRTCGDITLTGCVESTASTIDEIIEEVAAARVTERGATRGDDRFSEAAMEDRKKEGYF; this comes from the coding sequence ATGACCAACACCCACGTCGACTACCAGCTGAGCCAGCTGGACCAGCTCGAGGCGGAGTCGATCCACATCTTCCGTGAGGTCGCCGCCGAGTTCGAGAAGCCGGTCCTGATGTTCTCGGGTGGCAAGGACTCCATCGTCATGCTCCGCCTCGCCGAGAAGGCCTTCTACCCGGCGAAGATCCCGTTCCCGATCCTGCAGGTGGACACGGGCCTGGACTTCCCCGAGGTCATGGAGACCCGCGACAACTGGGTCAACCGCCTCGGCGTGCGCCTGGTCGTGGCCTCGATCGACGACGCGATCGCCAACGGGGTCGTGGTCGACGACGGCAAGACCAGCCGCAACCGCATGCAGACCGGCACCCTGCTCAACGCCATCGAGGAGAACGGCTTCACCGCCGCCTTCGGTGGTGGCCGTCGCGACGAGGAGAAGGCCCGCGCCAAGGAGCGCGTCTACTCCCACCGCGACGAGTTCGGCCAGTGGGACCCGAAGATGCAGCGCCCCGAGCTGTGGAGCCTCTACAACGGCCGCCTGCACGCCGGCGAGCACATGCGGATCTTCCCGATCTCGAACTGGACCGAGCTCGACATCTGGGACTACATCGGCCGCGAGGGCATCGAGATCCCCGACATCTACTTCAGCCACCAGCGCCGCGTCTTCGAGCGCGACGGCATGCTGATGACCGAGACGCCGCTCAACCCGCTGCGCGCGGGCGAGGTCGCCGAGGAGCGCACGGTGCGCTTCCGCACCTGCGGCGACATCACCCTGACCGGCTGCGTGGAGTCCACCGCCAGCACGATCGACGAGATCATCGAGGAGGTCGCGGCTGCCCGGGTCACCGAGCGCGGCGCGACCCGCGGTGACGACCGGTTCAGCGAGGCGGCCATGGAAGACCGCAAGAAGGAAGGCTACTTCTGA
- a CDS encoding carboxypeptidase regulatory-like domain-containing protein: MSSSSRGALARLVAGGVAASVAAAGMAVGLAAPANAAVSVSGSVIDPAGNYASGYVAAYTLDGSFVTGDSFDNGAFDLPLADGSYKLEFDSSAYASEWYRDKVDEASADVVTVAGAAQVLPAWTVDRSPSVTGVVRTSDGRGIAASIDVFNAATGVQLGRETADRSGAFRVSEDVPVKLFFSGYDNRTRKNLASEWFNDKISIDAADVVTPTAAGADLGVVTLAPGGSVSGRVTTEAGAPIHRVQACASSGGCDWTDAGGVYLIEGVRTGTQTVSFRDPIGEFVPEYWNNASTSGTATPVVVAPGQAVTGIDAALAAAPVVAPNGVDVRGTVRDELGGVGVGYPVNLYTATPDPRDSKVVATTYSNRAGQYFFTELDRIGGVTQFKIEVDGTDGDGGAEQPREDGDFARRTTWSGNKLDFATAATVTATSGTLDFTLPVAGGVSGSVTSDAGGVPENADVIFTDSDNRGTGSARVEVDGTYDERTLWAGQYTVAFGAYLHVTEWWKNALPEDALAITVKPGQVVTGISASLSKDVKAVDRPEILGDAWVGRTLRVDAGRWNTQAASRFTYEWLVGGKVVATGASLKVAKKHLGKKITARVTNDAGFAQGQALTKASAKVGLQPRLKAKVSARSAVLTLKVKSLKAKKVKASVVVYEQTGTTKNGEPKLKKIGKGTITGGKGTVRFSKPLGKGKHRLVFSLKGKGKVGSGDLEQKVKIKR; the protein is encoded by the coding sequence ATGAGTTCATCTTCCAGAGGCGCCCTCGCGCGCCTCGTCGCAGGAGGGGTCGCCGCCTCGGTGGCCGCCGCAGGCATGGCGGTCGGCCTGGCCGCACCCGCCAACGCGGCCGTCTCGGTCAGCGGCAGCGTGATCGACCCGGCCGGCAACTACGCCAGCGGCTACGTCGCCGCCTACACCCTCGACGGCTCGTTCGTCACCGGCGACTCCTTCGACAACGGCGCCTTCGACCTGCCGCTGGCCGACGGGTCCTACAAGCTCGAGTTCGACTCGTCCGCCTACGCCAGTGAGTGGTACCGCGACAAGGTCGACGAGGCGTCCGCCGACGTCGTCACCGTCGCCGGTGCAGCCCAGGTGCTGCCCGCCTGGACCGTCGACCGCAGCCCCAGCGTGACGGGCGTGGTCCGCACGTCCGACGGGCGCGGGATCGCTGCCAGCATCGACGTGTTCAACGCCGCCACAGGGGTCCAGCTCGGCCGGGAGACGGCCGACCGGTCGGGCGCCTTCCGCGTCTCGGAGGACGTGCCGGTCAAGCTGTTCTTCAGCGGCTACGACAACCGCACGCGCAAGAACCTCGCCTCGGAGTGGTTCAACGACAAGATCTCGATCGACGCCGCGGACGTGGTCACGCCGACCGCAGCGGGCGCCGACCTCGGCGTCGTGACGCTCGCGCCCGGCGGCAGCGTCTCGGGTCGGGTCACCACCGAGGCCGGTGCGCCGATCCACCGGGTCCAGGCCTGCGCCAGCAGCGGTGGTTGCGACTGGACCGACGCAGGCGGCGTCTACCTCATCGAGGGCGTCCGGACCGGTACGCAGACGGTGAGCTTCCGAGACCCGATCGGCGAGTTCGTCCCCGAGTACTGGAACAACGCGTCGACGTCCGGGACCGCAACGCCTGTCGTGGTCGCACCGGGTCAGGCCGTCACAGGCATCGACGCCGCGCTGGCCGCCGCACCGGTGGTCGCGCCGAACGGCGTCGACGTGCGTGGCACGGTCCGCGACGAGCTCGGGGGCGTCGGCGTCGGCTATCCGGTCAACCTCTACACCGCGACTCCCGACCCCCGCGACTCGAAGGTCGTGGCCACGACCTACAGCAACCGGGCCGGTCAGTACTTCTTCACCGAGCTCGACCGGATCGGTGGCGTGACCCAGTTCAAGATCGAGGTGGACGGCACCGACGGCGACGGCGGCGCGGAGCAGCCTCGCGAGGACGGCGACTTCGCGCGCCGCACGACGTGGTCGGGCAACAAGCTCGACTTCGCCACTGCGGCGACCGTCACCGCGACGTCGGGGACCCTGGACTTCACGCTGCCGGTCGCCGGCGGTGTGAGCGGCAGCGTGACGAGCGACGCGGGCGGCGTGCCGGAGAACGCCGACGTGATCTTCACCGACAGCGACAACCGTGGGACCGGCTCGGCGAGAGTCGAGGTCGACGGCACCTACGACGAGCGCACGTTGTGGGCGGGCCAGTACACCGTCGCCTTCGGTGCCTACCTGCACGTCACGGAGTGGTGGAAGAACGCCCTGCCCGAGGATGCCCTCGCCATCACGGTGAAGCCCGGCCAGGTCGTCACCGGCATCTCCGCCTCGCTGTCGAAGGACGTCAAGGCCGTCGACCGTCCCGAGATCCTCGGCGACGCCTGGGTCGGCAGGACGCTGCGGGTCGACGCCGGACGCTGGAACACCCAGGCCGCGTCGCGCTTCACCTACGAGTGGCTCGTGGGTGGCAAGGTCGTCGCCACCGGCGCCTCGCTGAAGGTCGCCAAGAAGCACCTCGGCAAGAAGATCACGGCGCGGGTGACCAACGACGCCGGCTTCGCGCAGGGCCAGGCGCTCACCAAGGCGAGCGCGAAGGTCGGCCTCCAGCCCAGGCTCAAGGCCAAGGTCTCGGCCCGGTCCGCGGTGCTCACCCTCAAGGTGAAGTCTCTCAAGGCCAAGAAGGTGAAGGCGTCCGTCGTCGTCTACGAGCAGACCGGGACGACGAAGAACGGTGAGCCGAAGCTGAAGAAGATCGGCAAGGGCACGATCACCGGCGGCAAGGGCACCGTCCGCTTCAGCAAGCCGCTCGGCAAGGGCAAGCACCGGCTGGTGTTCTCCCTGAAGGGCAAGGGCAAGGTCGGGTCGGGCGACCTAGAGCAGAAGGTGAAGATCAAGCGCTGA
- a CDS encoding DUF1416 domain-containing protein translates to MCGATEGGLSLDGVNVAKEAVIQGQVLRGQEPVPNAYVRLLDRSGEFTAEVPTSATGHFRFFAGDGEWTLRTLAPKAEPVDTRVVAATGSVAEVQVLVSA, encoded by the coding sequence ATGTGCGGCGCCACTGAGGGCGGCCTGTCGCTCGACGGCGTCAACGTCGCCAAGGAGGCCGTGATCCAGGGCCAGGTCCTGCGTGGCCAGGAGCCCGTGCCGAACGCCTACGTCCGGCTGCTCGACCGCTCCGGCGAGTTCACCGCGGAGGTGCCGACCTCCGCGACCGGTCACTTCCGGTTCTTCGCCGGCGACGGCGAGTGGACGCTGCGCACGCTGGCGCCGAAGGCCGAGCCGGTCGACACGCGCGTCGTGGCCGCCACCGGCTCCGTCGCCGAGGTCCAGGTGCTCGTCTCCGCCTGA
- a CDS encoding sensor histidine kinase yields the protein MPVTTRALPTDDLWRLTVEHSPVGMAIVSPEGHFQFANVAMCDMLGYDPEVMATLSFHDITHSDDLASDMRLVEQCLAGEISSYRITKRYVCADGTIVIGDLSVALLRDPDGTPMHFISQIADLTERHAFVERLDAAEETIESERRRAEAVFDSVAVGLLLLDADGAYQAYNTRHSEFMALAFPDGHLGRVGQLGFLYDAEQTRTLTSEEMPTVRAVAGEEFDDLLLWVGEDPQTRRALSVSARSVRDRFGACAGAALAYQDVTDKIRAEKVKDDFVSTVSHELRTPLTSALAYLELLEESADVTDDGRHQVVAARRNVLRLSHLVADLLFATRATAGSTLIDPYRLDLVTTVAEAVEAAGPDAERAGVRLTLAQPASVSVVADGMRLRHVVDNLLANAILYSQRGGEVRVALADGHDRVVLTIADTGGGIDPDDVARVFDRFFRGTNALRLQAPGAGLGLDIVRTIVEAHGGEVSLESTPGVGTTVAVILPR from the coding sequence GTGCCGGTGACGACGCGTGCGCTCCCCACGGACGACCTCTGGCGTCTGACGGTGGAGCACTCCCCGGTCGGGATGGCGATCGTGTCCCCCGAGGGACACTTCCAGTTCGCCAACGTCGCGATGTGCGACATGCTCGGCTACGACCCCGAGGTGATGGCGACCCTCAGCTTCCACGACATCACGCACTCCGACGACCTCGCCAGCGACATGCGGCTGGTCGAGCAGTGCCTGGCGGGCGAGATCAGCTCCTACCGGATCACCAAGCGCTACGTGTGCGCCGACGGCACCATCGTGATCGGTGACCTGTCGGTCGCGCTGCTGCGCGACCCCGACGGCACCCCGATGCACTTCATCTCCCAGATCGCCGACCTCACCGAGCGGCACGCGTTCGTCGAGCGGCTCGACGCCGCCGAGGAGACGATCGAGTCCGAGCGCCGCAGGGCGGAGGCCGTCTTCGACTCCGTCGCGGTCGGCCTGCTCCTGCTCGACGCCGACGGTGCCTACCAGGCCTACAACACCCGCCACAGCGAGTTCATGGCGCTCGCCTTCCCCGACGGCCACCTCGGTCGCGTCGGACAGCTCGGCTTCCTCTACGACGCCGAGCAGACCCGGACGCTGACCTCGGAGGAGATGCCGACGGTGCGCGCGGTGGCGGGGGAGGAGTTCGACGACCTCCTCCTCTGGGTCGGCGAGGACCCGCAGACGCGCCGCGCCCTGTCCGTCTCGGCCCGCTCGGTCCGCGACCGCTTCGGTGCCTGTGCCGGCGCCGCGCTCGCCTACCAGGACGTCACCGACAAGATCCGTGCGGAGAAGGTCAAGGACGACTTCGTCTCGACGGTCTCGCACGAGCTCCGCACGCCCCTGACCTCCGCGCTGGCCTACCTCGAGCTCCTCGAGGAGTCCGCCGACGTGACCGACGACGGGCGGCACCAGGTCGTCGCCGCGCGCCGCAACGTGCTGCGGCTGTCCCACCTGGTGGCCGACCTGCTCTTCGCGACCCGCGCCACCGCCGGCTCCACGCTCATCGACCCCTACCGGCTCGACCTCGTCACCACGGTCGCCGAGGCGGTCGAGGCGGCGGGACCCGACGCCGAGCGGGCCGGCGTACGCCTCACGCTCGCGCAGCCTGCGTCGGTGTCCGTCGTCGCCGACGGGATGCGGCTGCGCCACGTCGTGGACAATCTGCTCGCCAACGCGATCCTCTACAGCCAGCGTGGCGGCGAGGTGCGCGTCGCCCTGGCCGACGGGCACGACCGCGTCGTGCTCACCATCGCCGACACCGGCGGGGGCATCGATCCCGACGACGTGGCGCGGGTCTTCGACCGCTTCTTCCGCGGCACCAACGCGCTGCGGCTCCAGGCCCCCGGAGCAGGTCTCGGCCTCGACATCGTGCGGACGATCGTCGAGGCCCACGGCGGCGAGGTGTCGCTCGAGAGCACCCCGGGCGTCGGCACCACGGTCGCCGTCATCCTGCCCCGCTGA
- a CDS encoding TlpA family protein disulfide reductase: MSTGAWIVVAAVVLALGLGLWRAATDGRFRGTRAVRRPGADTGPGPDSMPAASLPGADLVAAVGATLGERATLVQFSSAFCAPCRATRRVLDEVTGIVEGVAHVEVDAEHHLDATRDFGILRTPTTLVLDAAGAEVTRATGAPTRDQVLSALARV, translated from the coding sequence GTGAGCACCGGAGCCTGGATCGTCGTCGCCGCCGTCGTGCTCGCCCTCGGCCTCGGGCTGTGGCGCGCCGCGACGGACGGCCGCTTCCGCGGCACCCGTGCCGTACGCCGCCCGGGAGCCGACACCGGCCCGGGCCCGGACTCCATGCCCGCCGCGTCGCTTCCGGGGGCGGACCTCGTCGCTGCGGTCGGCGCGACACTGGGGGAGCGCGCCACCCTGGTGCAGTTCTCGAGCGCCTTCTGCGCACCCTGCCGCGCCACCCGGCGGGTCCTCGACGAGGTGACGGGCATCGTCGAGGGTGTCGCGCACGTCGAGGTCGACGCCGAGCACCACCTCGACGCGACGCGCGACTTCGGCATCCTCCGCACGCCGACCACCCTGGTGCTCGACGCGGCAGGTGCCGAGGTCACCCGGGCGACCGGGGCGCCGACGCGCGACCAGGTCCTGAGCGCTCTCGCGCGGGTCTGA
- a CDS encoding sulfate adenylyltransferase subunit 1, translating to MGATDGQMDLLRFATAGSVDDGKSTLIGRLLYDSKSIFADQLEAVEKTSTDKGHGYVDLSLLTDGLRSEREQGITIDVAYRYFATPNRKFIIADTPGHVQYTRNMVTGASTADLGLVLVDARHGLTEQSRRHAVLLSLLRVPHLVLCINKMDLVEWSQETYERIHSEFTQFATKLNIPDLEVIPISALNGDNVVDRSENTPWYHGPTLMHHLEHVHVASDRDLVDTRFPVQYVVRPKSDEHHDYRGYAGLVAGGVLKKGDEVIVLPSGMTSKISGIDLFDREVDEAFPPMSVTVRLEDDVDVSRGDMIARVKNAPKPSQDIDAMVCWMTNEPLRPRQKLAIKHTTRTGRAMVKDIQYRLDVNSLHRDQEAGELGLNEIGRVQLRTTVPLLCDPYSKNRTTGSFILIDEATGVTVGAGMINSGS from the coding sequence ATGGGCGCCACAGATGGCCAGATGGACCTGCTCCGCTTCGCGACGGCGGGTTCGGTCGACGACGGCAAGTCGACCCTGATCGGTCGCCTGCTCTACGACAGCAAGTCGATCTTCGCCGACCAGCTCGAGGCCGTGGAGAAGACGTCCACGGACAAGGGCCACGGCTACGTCGACCTGTCGCTGCTCACCGACGGCCTGCGCTCGGAGCGCGAGCAGGGCATCACGATCGACGTCGCCTACCGCTACTTCGCAACCCCGAACCGCAAGTTCATCATCGCCGACACCCCGGGCCACGTGCAGTACACCCGCAACATGGTCACCGGTGCCTCGACCGCCGACCTCGGCCTCGTGCTCGTCGACGCCCGCCACGGCCTCACCGAGCAGTCGCGCCGCCACGCCGTGCTGCTCTCGCTGCTGCGCGTGCCGCACCTGGTCCTCTGCATCAACAAGATGGACCTCGTCGAGTGGTCGCAGGAGACCTACGAGCGGATCCACAGCGAGTTCACCCAGTTCGCGACGAAGCTCAACATCCCCGACCTCGAGGTCATCCCGATCTCCGCGCTCAACGGCGACAACGTCGTCGACCGCTCGGAGAACACGCCCTGGTACCACGGCCCGACGCTCATGCACCACCTCGAGCACGTGCACGTGGCCTCCGACCGCGACCTCGTCGACACGCGCTTCCCGGTGCAGTACGTCGTACGCCCCAAGTCCGACGAGCACCACGACTACCGCGGGTACGCCGGCCTGGTCGCGGGCGGCGTGCTGAAGAAGGGCGACGAGGTCATCGTGCTGCCCTCCGGCATGACGTCGAAGATCTCGGGCATCGACCTGTTCGACCGTGAGGTGGACGAGGCGTTCCCGCCGATGTCGGTGACGGTCCGGCTCGAGGACGACGTCGACGTCTCGCGCGGCGACATGATCGCCCGCGTCAAGAACGCGCCGAAGCCCAGCCAGGACATCGACGCGATGGTCTGCTGGATGACCAACGAGCCGCTGCGCCCGCGCCAGAAGCTCGCCATCAAGCACACCACGCGCACCGGTCGTGCCATGGTCAAGGACATCCAGTACCGCCTCGACGTGAACTCGCTGCACCGCGACCAGGAGGCCGGCGAGCTCGGGCTCAACGAGATCGGCCGTGTCCAGCTGCGCACCACCGTGCCGCTGCTGTGCGACCCCTACTCGAAGAACCGCACCACCGGCTCGTTCATCCTGATCGACGAGGCGACCGGCGTCACCGTCGGCGCCGGCATGATCAACAGCGGCAGCTGA
- a CDS encoding helix-turn-helix domain-containing protein — protein MDSRHAEMLAQTDRVALGRRLRSARQARGLTQGEVAADLMSIAYLSRIETGHRRPTAPALEVLAERLGVTPESLLGLADRRVVDEIRLALDYAELSLESGQPVDAVTHLDQAMAQMTSAKVDDMRDRGRLLRARALEALDSVDDAILELEVLIDDERTDGLTRIKAGIAISRIYRESGDLGRAIECGERVMTRVEETGLDSSDEAVQLAVTLAAAHFERGDTGHAVRMCRKAISRAESLGTPRARASAYWNASAMQARRGDVATAVPLAERALALLGEGQDARNLALLRGEVGRLQLELDPPALDDARRNLEQAAAEMEWSASTSSDRAQVLIGLARAAFLSGDVSASRDLVSQVHTVANGHLPLAEAEAWALLGSTHVAEGDTAEASSCFQQAVLTLSAIGADKGAAQLWFDLADLLNGIGQAEAASDAYRRAAASTGLRARVAVTTFARS, from the coding sequence ATGGACTCGCGTCATGCCGAGATGCTCGCCCAGACCGACCGCGTCGCACTGGGCCGTCGTCTGCGTTCTGCCCGCCAGGCCCGCGGCCTCACGCAGGGCGAGGTGGCCGCCGACCTCATGTCGATCGCCTACCTGTCGCGCATCGAGACCGGCCACCGCCGCCCCACCGCTCCGGCGCTCGAGGTGCTCGCCGAACGCCTCGGCGTGACCCCTGAGTCGCTGCTCGGCCTGGCGGACCGACGGGTGGTCGACGAGATCCGCCTGGCACTCGACTACGCCGAGCTGTCGCTGGAGTCGGGCCAGCCCGTCGATGCGGTGACCCACCTCGACCAGGCCATGGCCCAGATGACGTCGGCCAAGGTCGACGACATGCGCGACCGCGGGCGCCTCCTGCGCGCCCGCGCCCTCGAGGCGCTCGACAGCGTCGACGACGCCATCCTCGAGCTCGAGGTGCTGATCGACGACGAGCGCACCGACGGCCTGACCCGGATCAAGGCCGGCATCGCGATCAGTCGCATCTACCGCGAGTCCGGTGACCTGGGTCGCGCCATCGAGTGCGGTGAGCGGGTGATGACCCGCGTCGAGGAGACCGGCCTGGACTCCTCCGACGAGGCCGTGCAGCTGGCGGTCACCCTGGCCGCCGCCCACTTCGAGCGCGGGGACACCGGACACGCCGTGCGCATGTGCCGCAAGGCCATCTCCCGCGCGGAGTCGCTCGGCACGCCGCGGGCCCGCGCGTCCGCCTACTGGAACGCCAGCGCGATGCAGGCGCGTCGCGGCGACGTGGCGACCGCCGTCCCGCTCGCCGAGCGCGCGCTCGCCCTGCTCGGTGAGGGCCAGGACGCCCGCAACCTCGCGCTGCTGCGCGGCGAGGTGGGCCGTCTCCAGCTGGAGCTCGACCCGCCCGCCCTCGACGACGCGCGACGCAACCTCGAGCAGGCCGCCGCCGAGATGGAGTGGAGCGCGTCCACGTCGTCCGACCGGGCCCAGGTGCTGATCGGCCTCGCGCGTGCCGCGTTCCTCTCCGGAGACGTGTCGGCGAGCCGGGACCTGGTCTCCCAGGTGCACACCGTCGCCAACGGACACCTGCCACTCGCCGAGGCGGAGGCCTGGGCCCTGCTGGGCAGCACGCACGTGGCGGAGGGCGACACCGCAGAGGCGAGCTCGTGCTTCCAGCAGGCGGTGCTCACCCTGTCGGCCATCGGTGCCGACAAGGGTGCCGCGCAGCTGTGGTTCGACCTGGCCGACCTCCTCAACGGCATCGGGCAGGCCGAAGCGGCCTCGGACGCCTACCGGCGCGCGGCGGCGTCGACCGGGCTGCGGGCTCGCGTGGCGGTCACCACGTTCGCCCGCAGCTGA
- a CDS encoding sulfurtransferase, which yields MSRETSLVTAQWVEDNLDTDGIVLVEVDEDTSAYDKGHIQGAIKLDWTTDLQDQVRRDFVNKEQFEALLSERGVSNDDTVVLYGGNNNWFAAYAYWYFKLYGHQDVKLLDGGRKKWELDSRELVSELPTRAATSYTATEQDHSIRAFRDEAVAAIGVKNLIDVRSPDEYAGRLLAPAHLPQEQAQRAGHVPTSLNVPWSKNCNDDGTFKSDEELKALYAEVGIDDSKETIALCRIGERSSLTWFVLKELLGHQSVKNYDGSWTEYGSLVGVPVALGDEPGEA from the coding sequence ATGAGCCGCGAGACCTCTCTCGTCACCGCCCAGTGGGTCGAGGACAACCTCGACACCGACGGCATCGTCCTCGTCGAGGTCGACGAGGACACCAGCGCCTACGACAAGGGCCACATCCAGGGCGCCATCAAGCTCGACTGGACGACCGACCTCCAGGACCAGGTCCGTCGCGACTTCGTCAACAAGGAGCAGTTCGAGGCGCTCCTCTCCGAGCGAGGTGTCTCCAACGACGACACCGTCGTCCTCTACGGCGGCAACAACAACTGGTTCGCTGCCTACGCCTACTGGTACTTCAAGCTCTACGGCCACCAGGACGTCAAGCTGCTCGACGGCGGCCGCAAGAAGTGGGAGCTCGACTCCCGCGAGCTCGTCTCCGAGCTGCCGACCCGCGCCGCGACGTCGTACACCGCCACGGAGCAGGACCACTCGATCCGCGCCTTCCGCGACGAGGCGGTCGCCGCCATCGGCGTGAAGAACCTGATCGACGTGCGCAGCCCCGACGAGTACGCCGGTCGGTTGCTCGCCCCGGCCCACCTCCCGCAGGAGCAGGCCCAGCGCGCCGGCCACGTCCCGACGTCGCTCAACGTGCCGTGGAGCAAGAACTGCAACGACGACGGCACCTTCAAGTCCGACGAGGAGCTCAAGGCCCTCTACGCCGAGGTCGGCATCGACGACTCCAAGGAGACGATCGCGCTGTGCCGCATCGGCGAGCGCTCCTCGCTCACCTGGTTCGTGCTCAAGGAGCTCCTCGGCCACCAGAGCGTGAAGAACTACGACGGTTCGTGGACCGAGTACGGCTCCCTCGTGGGCGTGCCCGTGGCCCTCGGCGACGAGCCCGGTGAAGCCTGA
- a CDS encoding winged helix-turn-helix transcriptional regulator: protein MSSLLLLTGALQPSAEVLPGLALLAHNVKILPAQGSALLDAPGADLVLVDGRQDLAAARDLCRLIRTTGTEAPVLLVVTEGGLAVVAHDWGMDDVVLHTCGPAELDARIRLAIGRSSAASADDPSAHVIHRGEVVVDDATYTARIGGRALDLTYKEFELLKYLAQHPGRVFSREQLLQEVWGYDYFGGTRTVDVHVRRLRAKLGTEHEHHIGTVRNVGYRFVVPSREKDSEDVSQHSGKA, encoded by the coding sequence ATGAGCTCGCTCTTGCTGCTCACGGGCGCCCTGCAGCCCTCCGCCGAGGTGCTCCCGGGGCTCGCCCTCCTCGCGCACAACGTGAAGATCCTGCCCGCGCAGGGGAGCGCCCTGCTCGACGCGCCGGGCGCCGACCTCGTGCTCGTCGACGGGCGCCAGGACCTCGCGGCCGCCCGCGACCTGTGCCGCCTGATCCGCACGACCGGCACCGAGGCTCCCGTCCTGCTCGTCGTCACCGAGGGCGGCCTCGCCGTCGTCGCCCACGACTGGGGCATGGACGACGTGGTGCTGCACACCTGCGGCCCGGCCGAGCTCGACGCCCGGATCCGGCTCGCGATCGGGCGCAGCAGCGCCGCCAGCGCGGACGACCCGTCCGCCCACGTGATCCACCGTGGGGAGGTCGTCGTCGACGACGCCACCTACACCGCCCGCATCGGCGGTCGCGCGCTCGACCTCACCTACAAGGAGTTCGAGCTCCTGAAGTACCTCGCCCAGCACCCGGGCCGCGTCTTCAGCCGCGAGCAGCTCCTCCAGGAGGTCTGGGGCTACGACTACTTCGGCGGCACCCGCACCGTCGACGTTCACGTGCGGCGCCTGCGCGCCAAGCTCGGCACCGAGCACGAGCACCACATCGGCACGGTCCGCAACGTCGGCTACCGCTTCGTGGTGCCGAGCCGCGAGAAGGACTCCGAGGACGTCTCCCAGCACTCCGGCAAGGCCTGA